The Capsicum annuum cultivar UCD-10X-F1 unplaced genomic scaffold, UCD10Xv1.1 ctg31536, whole genome shotgun sequence genome includes the window GGAATAAGCCTATTATGCAAATATAGTAAACTTAATGTTTCAAGTTGATGCACATTGTTGAAAAGTCCTGCGTCCCGGAAACATCCATAGTCATTCTCATCTTGTACGATTCCTAATTTTTTGACATGTTGAATCCCCAAAATAACCTCCTTCGTGCAACAACGTGCAGACAAGTAAGCAATAGTTTGTAAGTTTGAAAAATCCAAGTGC containing:
- the LOC124891158 gene encoding uncharacterized protein LOC124891158 translates to MQLRHLKLPRFYLPDCPSESVDKIRHLDFSNLQTIAYLSARCCTKEVILGIQHVKKLGIVQDENDYGCFRDAGLFNNVHQLETLSLLYLHNRLIPASEKAFPATLKKLKLKRTFLSWSCLDIIAELPNLEVLKLMADACH